From the Tripterygium wilfordii isolate XIE 37 chromosome 6, ASM1340144v1, whole genome shotgun sequence genome, one window contains:
- the LOC120000741 gene encoding polcalcin Cup a 4-like produces MPSFIMEDKSAGENVIKDELKTIFREHIDGDGKISKHELKKAFKKLGSRLPGWRSRSALKYADTDGDGSISICEIDYLVKYAVLQGLCADGTKLKEAYQNIDEQPSPLTSSNDLPLVWQSSSVPVSELLKADPTFIFIFF; encoded by the exons ATGCCTTCATTTATTATGGAAGACAAGTCTGCAGGCGAGAACGTAATAAAAGACGAGCTGAAAACAATCTTCAGAGAGCACATCGACGGAGATGGAAAGATCAGTAAACATGAGTTGAAGAAAGCCTTCAAGAAATTAGGGTCAAGGTTACCAGGCTGGAGATCTCGCAGCGCACTTAAATATGCAGACACCGACGGAGACGGAAGCATCAGTATCTGTGAGATCGACTACCTTGTCAAATACGCC GTCTTACAAGGACTTTGTGCAGATGGAACAAAACTAAAAGAAGCATACCAGAACATTGACGAGCAACcgtctccattgacgagctcaAACGATTTGCCGCTTGTTTGGCAGAGCAGTTCCGTTCCAGTTTCGGAGCTTCTGAAAGCAGATCcaacatttatttttatttttttttaa